A genomic segment from Euleptes europaea isolate rEulEur1 chromosome 17, rEulEur1.hap1, whole genome shotgun sequence encodes:
- the FGF23 gene encoding fibroblast growth factor 23, producing MARASQCGFLEFTLLVMCSWEGIAAFPNASPLLSPNWGNTDSLLHLYTSSARNSFHLQIHSNGHVDGSPHQTVYSALVIKSEGAGFVVINGVKSGRYLCMDLNGDIFGSHYFSYEDCTFKHWTLENGYDVYQSPKYNYLVSLGKAKQPLFPGMNPPPFSQFLSRRNEIPLVQFNTPEPRRFTRDANADPFGSIIPASNRLRNSQKLQEPSAQPPPSRHFAEDNNIDPLCAVVSRNSPHG from the exons ATGGCCCGGGCCTCTCAGTGCGGCTTCCTGGAGTTTACGCTGCTGGTAATGTGCAGTTGGGAGGGAATTGCTGCTTTTCCGAATGCCTCTCCGCTGCTCAGCCCCAACTGGGGGAACACGGACAGCCTGCTGCACCTGTACACGTCCTCGGCAAGGAACAGTTTCCACCTGCAGATTCACTCCAACGGCCACGTGGATGGAAGTCCGCACCAAACCGTTTATA GTGCCCTGGTCATCAAATCTGAAGGGGCAGGCTTTGTTGTGATCAATGGTGTGAAAAGCGGGCGCTATCTCTGCATGGACCTCAATGGGGATATCTTTGGATCA CACTACTTCAGTTATGAAGACTGCACTTTCAAACACTGGACCCTGGAAAATGGTTACGACGTCTACCAGTCTCCAAAATACAACTACCTAGTCAGCCTGGGTAAAGCGAAGCAACCTCTGTTCCCTGGTATGAATCCACCCCCTTTCTCCCAATTCCTGTCGAGACGGAATGAGATTCCTTTAGTCCAGTTCAACACGCCAGAACCGCGCAGGTTTACCAGAGACGCCAACGCGGATCCATTTGGTAGCATCATCCCAGCGTCAAACCGCCTGAGAAATTCCCAGAAGTTACAAGAACCCAGTGCGCAACCACCCCCGTCACGCCATTTTGCTGAGGACAACAACATCGACCCCCTTTGTGCAGTTGTCTCCAGAAATAGTCCTCATGGTTAA